One window of Desulfarculus baarsii DSM 2075 genomic DNA carries:
- a CDS encoding mechanosensitive ion channel family protein, producing the protein MERNLDLQQLPGYLTMALPLLAYAAFLVVMHVGQRRLGALAALKVPLHLAALGLLLRVGAANLPTPWPARLLPYSEALIIFAGVVLIIRAVDAIGVGYLLARLQKRHVPHILRQGAILLADFIAALIVLRQYLNLDVTSLVATSAVVSFVVGLASQDLLGSVLAGLVIGVERPIAHGNWVNVNGMEGRVVDVTWRRTRIETRDGDFILLPNNVVMKDTVTNYTLPSPLHRVRVEVGAHYRHPPNQVKAAMIAAARQCPEVLAEPAPSVFLESFGDSSINYRLNAWTMDYGRQEAIRDEVNCLIWYQFQREGIEIPFPIRTLVAPPPEPSAHEQRQDQIERIVPLLLDSEVFQGVSAPDLLAVADRMNLLTFGAGEMLFNEGDHGDSLYLLAQGRAQVIKRTPEGGQALLATLEEGQCLGEMALLLGLPRTASVRLERDSRVVEIKADLFRELIRAHPSFLDHLSRLVDQRQRANQELAQALAQQKTADAAGGIGQILRKIKSALGL; encoded by the coding sequence GTGGAACGAAACTTGGATCTCCAGCAACTGCCCGGTTACCTGACCATGGCCCTGCCCTTGTTGGCTTACGCGGCCTTTTTGGTGGTGATGCACGTGGGCCAGCGCCGGCTGGGCGCGCTGGCGGCGCTGAAAGTTCCGCTGCACCTGGCGGCGCTGGGGCTTTTATTGCGCGTGGGCGCGGCCAACCTGCCCACGCCATGGCCGGCCCGCCTGCTGCCCTATTCCGAGGCCCTGATCATCTTCGCCGGCGTGGTGCTGATTATCCGGGCGGTGGACGCCATCGGCGTGGGCTATCTGCTGGCCCGTCTGCAAAAACGCCACGTGCCCCACATCCTGCGCCAGGGCGCGATCTTGCTGGCCGACTTCATCGCCGCCCTGATCGTCCTGCGCCAATACCTCAACCTGGACGTCACCTCGCTGGTGGCCACCTCGGCGGTGGTGTCGTTCGTGGTGGGCCTGGCCTCCCAGGATCTGCTGGGCAGCGTCCTGGCCGGCCTGGTCATCGGCGTCGAGCGGCCCATCGCCCACGGCAACTGGGTCAACGTCAACGGCATGGAGGGCCGGGTGGTCGACGTCACCTGGCGGCGCACGCGCATCGAGACCCGCGACGGCGACTTCATCCTGCTGCCCAACAACGTGGTGATGAAAGACACCGTCACCAACTATACCCTGCCCTCGCCATTGCACCGCGTGCGCGTGGAGGTTGGGGCCCATTACCGCCACCCGCCCAACCAGGTCAAGGCGGCGATGATCGCCGCGGCCCGCCAGTGCCCGGAGGTGCTGGCCGAACCCGCGCCGTCGGTGTTTCTGGAGTCCTTCGGCGATTCGTCGATCAACTATCGCCTAAACGCCTGGACCATGGACTATGGCCGACAAGAGGCCATCCGCGACGAGGTCAACTGCCTGATCTGGTATCAGTTCCAGCGCGAGGGCATCGAAATCCCCTTCCCCATCCGCACGCTGGTCGCGCCGCCGCCCGAGCCCAGCGCCCACGAGCAGCGCCAGGATCAGATCGAACGCATCGTGCCGCTTTTGCTCGATAGCGAGGTCTTTCAGGGCGTCTCGGCCCCCGACCTGCTGGCCGTGGCCGACCGCATGAATCTTTTGACCTTTGGCGCGGGCGAAATGCTCTTCAACGAAGGCGACCACGGCGACAGCCTATACCTGCTGGCCCAGGGCCGCGCCCAGGTCATCAAGCGGACGCCCGAAGGCGGCCAAGCCCTGTTGGCCACCCTGGAGGAAGGCCAATGCCTGGGCGAGATGGCCCTGCTGCTGGGCCTGCCGCGCACGGCAAGCGTGCGCCTGGAGCGCGACTCGCGGGTGGTGGAGATCAAGGCCGACCTGTTCCGCGAGTTGATCCGCGCTCACCCCAGCTTTCTCGATCACCTCTCGCGGTTGGTGGACCAACGCCAGCGAGCCAACCAGGAGCTGGCCCAAGCCCTGGCCCAGCAAAAGACGGCCGACGCCGCCGGCGGCATCGGCCAGATTCTGCGCAAGATCAAAAGCGCCCTTGGCCTCTAG
- the trhA gene encoding PAQR family membrane homeostasis protein TrhA, which translates to MVLRLREPVNGLSHLVGAILSVIALAVLVTLAAKEATAWHVVSFSIYGSSMVLLYTASSLYHMLPLSEKGTRIFRAIDHIMIYMLIAGTYTPFCLVAIRGGWGWSIFGAAWGMALVGMIFTLVWMDAPRWLTTIFYLSMGWLCVVAIYPLVQAIPLGGMLWLAGGGLSYTIGAAIYGFKKPDPWPGILGFHEIFHFFVLGGSFCHFWLMYSYILDMP; encoded by the coding sequence ATGGTTTTACGCCTAAGAGAGCCGGTCAATGGCCTGTCGCACTTGGTGGGGGCCATCCTGTCGGTGATCGCCCTGGCGGTGCTGGTGACTCTGGCCGCCAAGGAAGCCACGGCTTGGCACGTGGTGTCGTTTTCGATCTACGGCTCGTCGATGGTCTTGCTCTACACCGCCAGCTCGTTGTACCACATGCTGCCCCTCTCCGAAAAGGGCACACGCATTTTCCGAGCCATTGATCATATCATGATCTACATGCTCATCGCCGGCACCTACACGCCTTTCTGCCTGGTGGCCATCCGCGGCGGCTGGGGCTGGAGCATCTTCGGCGCGGCCTGGGGCATGGCCCTGGTGGGCATGATCTTCACTTTGGTCTGGATGGACGCGCCTCGTTGGCTAACCACCATCTTTTATCTGTCCATGGGCTGGCTGTGCGTGGTGGCCATCTACCCCCTGGTCCAGGCCATCCCCCTGGGCGGCATGTTGTGGCTGGCCGGCGGCGGGCTCTCCTACACAATCGGCGCGGCGATCTACGGGTTCAAAAAGCCCGACCCCTGGCCAGGAATCCTGGGCTTCCACGAGATATTCCACTTTTTCGTTTTGGGCGGCAGCTTCTGCCATTTCTGGCTGATGTACAGCTACATCCTCGACATGCCCTAA
- a CDS encoding acyl-CoA dehydrogenase, translating into MGLNFFNRDDRDMRFVLFEWLDMEKVLGYEKFSEFALDDFAMMFDEAYKIARDFIGPTFKDGDEIGVKYEGGQVTVPPSFHEAFKAMAENGWIGLASPPEYGGQGMPAVVSGVINEFFNAAHFAFMTYVGLLVSNSGVIVNYGTDKDKEMFVERMITGEFGGTMCLTEPDAGSDVGDLLTKATPDPDAGDPRIYKIEGSKRFITCGRHDMVDVIIHLVLARIEGAPKGTKGISLFIVPTKWVNEDGSIGEDNDVFCTGIEHKMGIHGSATCSLSFGENGKCRGILLGEPNSGMAKMFQMMNEARIGCGVQANAAAAAAYDAALQYAKERVQGPPFVDRSKPRVPIIQHEDVRRMLMNLKAGTEAARAMIAYNFWMVDVAHNDPDPEVRKAMGMRSELMTPLLKSYITDMGAQLCRDAMQILGGVGYCAEFPIEQHYRDIKILSIWEGTNFIQSLDLVGRKLAMAGGSVYQNFLKEIFDYTAAYKEDPDFAKEFKMLFKAAQATGDISMKYMTYFKEGKIQLIPLSSTRFLDCLAEVTMAYLMLQQGLIARDKLAEAKEGSANHAYYTGKVASVKYFCNNFLPNIFARHTAISQEDTSAIDIPEASF; encoded by the coding sequence ATGGGACTCAACTTCTTCAATCGTGACGACCGCGATATGAGGTTCGTGCTCTTCGAGTGGCTGGACATGGAAAAGGTTCTCGGCTACGAGAAATTTTCCGAGTTCGCCCTCGACGACTTCGCCATGATGTTTGACGAGGCCTACAAGATCGCCCGCGACTTCATCGGCCCCACCTTCAAGGACGGCGACGAGATCGGCGTCAAATATGAAGGCGGTCAAGTCACCGTGCCGCCGTCGTTCCACGAGGCCTTCAAGGCCATGGCCGAAAACGGCTGGATCGGCCTGGCCAGCCCGCCCGAGTACGGCGGACAGGGCATGCCCGCGGTGGTCAGCGGCGTGATCAACGAGTTCTTCAACGCCGCCCACTTCGCCTTCATGACCTATGTCGGCCTGTTGGTCTCCAACTCCGGCGTCATCGTCAACTATGGCACCGACAAAGACAAAGAGATGTTCGTCGAGCGGATGATCACCGGCGAGTTCGGCGGCACCATGTGCCTGACCGAGCCTGACGCCGGCTCCGACGTCGGCGATCTGCTGACCAAGGCCACCCCCGATCCCGACGCCGGCGATCCGCGCATCTACAAGATCGAAGGCAGCAAGCGCTTCATCACCTGCGGCCGCCACGACATGGTCGACGTCATCATCCACCTGGTGCTGGCCCGCATCGAGGGCGCGCCCAAGGGCACCAAGGGCATCAGCCTGTTCATCGTCCCCACCAAATGGGTCAACGAAGACGGCTCCATCGGCGAGGACAACGACGTCTTCTGCACCGGCATCGAGCACAAGATGGGCATCCATGGCTCGGCCACCTGCTCGCTGAGCTTCGGCGAAAACGGCAAGTGCCGGGGCATCCTCTTGGGCGAGCCCAACAGCGGCATGGCCAAGATGTTCCAGATGATGAACGAAGCCCGCATCGGCTGCGGCGTCCAGGCCAACGCCGCCGCCGCCGCCGCCTACGACGCCGCCCTGCAATACGCCAAGGAGCGCGTCCAGGGCCCGCCGTTCGTCGATCGCAGCAAGCCCCGCGTGCCGATCATCCAGCACGAGGACGTGCGCCGCATGTTGATGAACCTCAAGGCCGGCACCGAGGCCGCCCGCGCCATGATCGCCTACAACTTCTGGATGGTCGACGTCGCCCACAACGACCCCGATCCCGAGGTGCGCAAGGCCATGGGCATGCGCTCCGAGCTGATGACCCCCCTGCTCAAGTCCTACATCACCGACATGGGCGCCCAGCTCTGCCGCGACGCCATGCAGATCCTGGGCGGCGTGGGCTACTGCGCCGAGTTCCCCATCGAGCAGCACTACCGCGACATCAAAATCCTCTCCATCTGGGAAGGCACCAACTTCATCCAGAGCCTGGACCTGGTCGGCCGCAAGCTGGCCATGGCCGGCGGTTCGGTCTACCAGAACTTCCTCAAGGAGATCTTCGACTACACCGCGGCCTACAAGGAAGACCCCGACTTCGCCAAAGAGTTCAAGATGCTCTTCAAGGCCGCCCAGGCCACCGGCGACATCTCCATGAAGTACATGACCTACTTCAAGGAAGGCAAGATCCAGCTCATCCCCTTGAGCAGCACCCGCTTCCTGGACTGCCTGGCCGAAGTGACCATGGCCTACCTCATGCTCCAGCAGGGCCTCATCGCCCGCGACAAGCTGGCCGAGGCCAAGGAAGGCAGCGCCAACCACGCCTACTACACCGGCAAGGTGGCCAGCGTTAAGTACTTCTGCAACAACTTCCTGCCCAACATCTTCGCGCGGCACACCGCCATCTCGCAGGAAGACACCTCGGCCATCGATATCCCCGAGGCCAGCTTCTAA
- a CDS encoding sigma-54-dependent transcriptional regulator, whose protein sequence is MTETGEKNLALGVLVVDDEANIRKTVSYCLSDQGHRVVAVGNAADALEQARRRSFDLAFVDLRLGAENGMALIPALLADSPWVKIVVITAHASIESVVEAVKLGAADYLAKPFTPDQLRLVAGRMGQLRRMESELAALQADARGRGPEARLQSRSAGMQRLIETARKAADSEAIVLLCGESGTGKSVFAKAIHRWSPRAAKPMGVVACPAMPADLLESELFGHAKGAFTGAVRDNPGRIAACEGGTLFLDEIGDMAPTVQAKLLRFIQDKEYERLGESKARKADVRIVAATNADLEGRVADGRFREDLFYRLNVICLTIPPLRQRPEDIMPLAADFLAHFCRANHKAISGFSPRAEQALIGHAWPGNVRQLRNAIERAVILGGGALVDLADLPGDIAPDIGAPAIGDRAPLALIEELHIRGVLANTASLQEAAEVLGIDQATLWRRRKAYGV, encoded by the coding sequence ATGACGGAAACCGGCGAAAAAAATCTCGCCCTGGGCGTCCTCGTCGTCGATGACGAGGCCAACATCCGCAAGACTGTCTCCTATTGCCTGAGCGACCAAGGCCACCGTGTCGTCGCCGTCGGCAACGCCGCCGACGCCCTTGAACAGGCCCGCCGCCGCTCCTTTGACCTGGCCTTTGTCGATCTGCGCCTGGGCGCGGAAAACGGCATGGCGCTGATCCCCGCCTTGCTGGCCGATTCACCCTGGGTCAAAATCGTCGTCATCACCGCCCACGCCTCCATCGAAAGCGTCGTGGAGGCCGTCAAGCTGGGCGCGGCCGACTACCTGGCCAAGCCCTTCACCCCCGATCAACTCCGGCTGGTCGCCGGGCGCATGGGCCAACTGCGGCGGATGGAAAGCGAACTGGCCGCCCTCCAGGCCGATGCGCGGGGACGCGGCCCGGAGGCCAGATTGCAAAGCCGCAGCGCCGGCATGCAACGGCTCATCGAGACGGCCCGAAAGGCCGCCGACTCGGAGGCCATCGTCCTGCTTTGCGGTGAAAGCGGCACGGGCAAATCTGTTTTCGCCAAGGCCATCCATCGCTGGAGCCCCAGGGCGGCCAAGCCCATGGGCGTGGTGGCCTGCCCGGCCATGCCCGCCGACCTGCTGGAGAGCGAGCTGTTCGGCCACGCCAAGGGCGCTTTCACCGGGGCGGTGCGCGACAACCCCGGGCGCATCGCCGCCTGCGAGGGCGGCACGCTTTTTTTGGATGAAATCGGCGACATGGCTCCCACCGTCCAGGCCAAGCTGCTGCGCTTCATCCAGGATAAAGAATACGAGCGGCTGGGCGAGTCCAAGGCGCGCAAGGCCGATGTGCGCATCGTCGCCGCCACCAACGCCGACCTGGAAGGCCGCGTGGCCGATGGTCGCTTTCGCGAGGATCTGTTCTATCGGCTCAACGTCATTTGCCTGACCATACCCCCCTTGCGCCAACGGCCGGAAGACATCATGCCCCTGGCCGCCGATTTTCTGGCCCATTTTTGCCGCGCCAACCACAAGGCCATTAGCGGCTTCAGCCCCCGGGCCGAACAGGCGCTGATCGGTCACGCCTGGCCGGGCAACGTGCGCCAACTGCGCAACGCCATCGAGCGGGCCGTCATCCTGGGCGGCGGCGCGTTGGTTGATCTGGCCGATCTGCCCGGCGACATCGCCCCCGACATCGGCGCGCCGGCCATCGGCGACAGGGCTCCGCTGGCGCTCATCGAAGAGCTGCACATCCGTGGCGTTTTGGCCAACACCGCTTCGCTGCAAGAGGCGGCCGAGGTGCTGGGCATCGATCAGGCCACCCTCTGGCGCCGGAGGAAGGCCTACGGCGTCTGA
- a CDS encoding sensor histidine kinase: protein MTLKRKILTGYGVSFVLMGLVVAWAIANLIALGRATDAILSENYRSILAAENMIDALERQDSGVLLTFLGDDGEGIAQYRENEAVFLEWLARAKDNVTVRGEADLVRSIEADYGAYRKLFSAPGGPRGAEAAARPGVRYQQAIHPIFAKVRQACIDLRNLNERTMYAASVRAGDVARRAIWSTALVAALALTAALAFSLLLSERLVRPLRRVTEASRKISSGDYGVQVPVEAGDELGNLAGEFNQMARRLASYHEMNIEQIIAEKNKSEAIISSIEDGLVVFDTNLRVASINPAARALLEMPLGQGSAPSCADILPDERLCQIIRAAVENGARPALPDERRVIAIRKGETTKECLFSVTAIRGGDRRLSGVVLLLRDVTRLKEVERLKSEFVMAASHELRTPLTSLGMSVGLLLEHAVAGLAERDRELLQAAHEEIQRMKALVDDLLDLSKIEAGRIELEFESVSVATLFDHAKAVFKNQLEMNGVSLTAELDAAAPPVRADANKITWVLTNLISNALRYVGKGGHIALAASVIGPCAHLSVRDDGPGIPPEFQSKIFQKFVQVQGREAGGTGLGLAICKEIVRAHGGAIWVESAPGQGSKFIFTLPLAR from the coding sequence ATGACATTGAAACGGAAAATCCTGACCGGCTATGGCGTGTCGTTCGTGCTTATGGGGCTGGTGGTGGCTTGGGCCATCGCCAACCTGATCGCGCTGGGCCGGGCCACCGACGCCATCCTCAGCGAAAACTATCGCAGCATCCTGGCCGCCGAAAACATGATCGACGCCCTGGAGCGCCAGGACAGCGGAGTGCTGTTGACGTTCCTGGGCGACGACGGGGAGGGGATCGCGCAGTATCGGGAAAACGAGGCGGTTTTTCTGGAGTGGCTGGCGCGGGCCAAGGACAACGTAACGGTCCGGGGTGAGGCCGATCTCGTCCGATCGATCGAAGCCGATTACGGGGCCTATCGCAAACTGTTTTCCGCGCCAGGCGGCCCGCGCGGGGCGGAAGCCGCGGCCAGGCCCGGCGTTCGTTACCAGCAGGCGATTCACCCGATTTTCGCCAAAGTGCGCCAGGCGTGCATAGACCTGCGCAATCTCAACGAACGGACCATGTACGCCGCCAGCGTCAGGGCTGGCGACGTGGCGCGTCGGGCGATCTGGTCGACGGCGCTGGTGGCGGCCTTGGCCCTGACGGCGGCCTTGGCGTTCAGCTTGTTGTTGTCCGAACGCCTGGTGCGGCCGTTGCGGCGCGTCACGGAGGCTTCGCGGAAAATCTCCTCGGGCGATTATGGCGTCCAGGTGCCGGTGGAGGCCGGTGACGAACTGGGAAACCTGGCCGGCGAGTTCAACCAGATGGCCCGGCGGCTGGCCAGCTATCACGAAATGAATATCGAGCAGATCATCGCCGAAAAAAACAAAAGCGAGGCGATCATCTCCAGCATCGAGGATGGCCTGGTGGTTTTCGACACCAATCTGAGGGTGGCCAGCATCAACCCGGCCGCCCGGGCCCTGCTGGAAATGCCTTTGGGCCAGGGTTCGGCTCCGTCGTGCGCCGACATCCTGCCCGACGAGCGCCTCTGCCAGATCATCCGCGCCGCCGTCGAAAACGGCGCGCGGCCCGCCCTGCCCGATGAACGCCGCGTCATCGCCATCCGCAAGGGCGAAACGACCAAGGAGTGCCTGTTTTCGGTCACGGCCATCCGTGGCGGGGACCGCCGGCTCTCCGGCGTGGTGCTTCTGCTCAGGGACGTCACCCGCCTCAAGGAAGTGGAGCGGCTCAAAAGCGAGTTCGTCATGGCCGCCTCCCACGAACTGCGCACGCCCCTGACCAGCCTGGGCATGAGCGTCGGCTTGTTGCTGGAGCACGCCGTCGCCGGGCTGGCCGAGCGGGACAGAGAGCTGCTCCAGGCCGCCCACGAGGAGATCCAGCGCATGAAGGCCCTGGTCGACGACCTGCTCGATCTTTCCAAGATCGAGGCCGGCCGGATCGAGTTGGAGTTCGAAAGCGTGTCCGTGGCGACCCTGTTCGATCACGCCAAGGCCGTGTTCAAAAACCAGTTGGAAATGAACGGAGTTTCGCTGACCGCCGAACTGGACGCCGCCGCGCCGCCCGTCCGCGCCGACGCCAACAAGATCACCTGGGTGCTGACCAACCTGATCTCCAACGCCTTGCGCTACGTGGGCAAGGGCGGCCACATCGCCCTGGCGGCCAGCGTGATCGGGCCGTGCGCGCATTTGTCGGTTCGAGATGATGGTCCGGGGATTCCGCCGGAGTTTCAGTCCAAGATTTTCCAGAAATTCGTCCAGGTTCAGGGCCGCGAGGCCGGGGGGACCGGCCTGGGGCTGGCAATCTGCAAGGAGATCGTGCGCGCCCACGGCGGGGCGATCTGGGTGGAGTCCGCGCCCGGCCAGGGCAGCAAGTTCATCTTTACGCTGCCTTTGGCCCGGTAG
- a CDS encoding sigma-54-dependent transcriptional regulator translates to MNDKRLLVVDDEKNIRLTVTQALEDLGLPVRTAVNGEEAMTMLDEEPFDVVFLDLRMPGMDGMEALRRIRDGWPKTRVIVITAHGKIESAVQAMKLGALDFVQKPFSPAEVRELALRALEGGAEEANDAEDYFSLVHRVKNHIAAGDYPAARRAARRAMAADPARPQAYNLLGALLEIKGEVLRAQKFYRAALDIDPAFEPAQANIRRTTSSNEFGGIDLGPDEGEARRPAMEKQNEK, encoded by the coding sequence ATGAACGACAAACGACTTCTGGTGGTGGACGACGAAAAGAACATCCGCCTGACCGTGACGCAGGCCCTGGAAGACCTGGGCTTGCCCGTACGCACGGCCGTCAACGGTGAGGAAGCCATGACCATGCTGGACGAGGAGCCATTTGACGTGGTGTTTCTTGACCTGAGGATGCCTGGCATGGACGGCATGGAGGCGTTGAGGCGCATCAGGGATGGCTGGCCGAAAACGCGGGTGATCGTCATCACCGCCCACGGCAAGATCGAATCGGCCGTGCAGGCCATGAAACTGGGCGCGCTGGATTTCGTCCAAAAGCCTTTCAGCCCGGCCGAGGTGCGCGAACTGGCGCTCAGGGCGCTGGAGGGCGGCGCGGAGGAAGCAAACGACGCCGAGGATTACTTTTCCCTGGTCCATCGCGTCAAGAATCACATCGCCGCCGGCGACTACCCCGCCGCCCGCCGCGCGGCCAGAAGGGCCATGGCCGCCGATCCGGCCCGGCCCCAGGCCTACAACCTGCTGGGCGCGCTGCTGGAGATCAAGGGCGAAGTCCTGCGGGCGCAGAAGTTCTATCGCGCGGCCCTGGATATCGATCCGGCCTTCGAGCCGGCTCAGGCCAACATCCGGCGCACAACATCGAGCAATGAATTCGGCGGGATCGACCTGGGGCCGGACGAAGGCGAGGCCCGGCGACCGGCCATGGAAAAGCAAAATGAAAAATGA
- a CDS encoding potassium channel family protein has translation MKNDRYIIVVGCGRLGSLLANQLSRAGNSVVAIDKNEPTFGALSPEFSGFKIHGDASRMAVLKQAKLDRADVLIATTHADNVNLMVAQAAQVIFGVRRVLARVFDPKREEVYARLGIETICPTSVAAELFLRALAGGEARRPGARA, from the coding sequence ATGAAAAATGACCGCTACATCATCGTCGTCGGTTGCGGCCGGCTGGGCTCCCTGCTGGCCAATCAGCTCAGCCGCGCCGGCAACTCCGTCGTGGCCATCGACAAAAACGAACCCACTTTTGGCGCGCTGTCGCCCGAGTTCAGCGGCTTCAAGATTCATGGCGACGCCTCGCGCATGGCCGTGCTCAAGCAGGCCAAGCTCGATCGGGCCGACGTGTTGATCGCCACCACCCACGCCGACAACGTCAACCTGATGGTGGCCCAGGCCGCCCAGGTTATTTTCGGGGTGCGCCGTGTGTTGGCCAGGGTTTTCGACCCCAAGCGCGAGGAAGTTTACGCCCGCTTGGGCATCGAGACCATCTGCCCCACGTCCGTGGCCGCGGAGCTGTTTCTGCGCGCCCTCGCAGGCGGCGAGGCCCGGCGGCCAGGAGCGCGGGCATGA
- a CDS encoding NAD-binding protein, translating into MKALIAGGGKALFFICRNLAARGCQIVVINGDSEECVQLARQLPATVICGDASDAEILGEAGARQADVVLAITPNDQDNLVICQLAARTFGAPRTVALANDPDNVELFEKLGVTGFSITNIVGSLIEQRAALEQITNLLPLGDGRVNVTEIVIDERSPVAGKFLRDIVLPENALVAVVIRGERPIVPRGANDLLVGDRVVLITLPENHGPALRALVGQQI; encoded by the coding sequence ATGAAAGCGCTCATCGCGGGGGGCGGCAAGGCGCTGTTTTTTATTTGCCGCAATCTGGCCGCGCGCGGCTGCCAGATCGTGGTCATCAACGGCGATAGCGAGGAATGCGTCCAACTGGCCCGCCAACTGCCGGCCACGGTGATCTGCGGCGACGCCAGCGACGCCGAGATTCTCGGTGAGGCCGGCGCGCGCCAGGCCGACGTGGTGCTGGCCATCACGCCCAACGACCAGGACAACCTGGTCATCTGCCAGTTGGCCGCGCGCACATTCGGCGCGCCCCGGACCGTGGCCCTGGCCAACGACCCGGACAACGTGGAGTTGTTTGAAAAACTGGGCGTGACCGGTTTTTCGATCACCAATATCGTTGGCAGCCTGATCGAGCAGCGGGCGGCGCTGGAGCAGATCACCAACCTGCTGCCGCTGGGCGACGGGCGGGTCAACGTCACGGAAATCGTCATCGACGAGCGTTCGCCGGTGGCGGGCAAATTCTTGCGCGACATCGTTCTGCCCGAAAACGCCCTGGTGGCGGTGGTGATCCGCGGCGAAAGGCCCATCGTGCCACGTGGGGCCAACGACCTTTTGGTCGGCGACCGCGTGGTGCTGATAACCTTGCCGGAAAACCACGGCCCGGCGCTGCGGGCGCTGGTGGGCCAACAAATTTGA
- a CDS encoding TrkH family potassium uptake protein: MREKQYLLQRYAAIASSIGLILLLTGALMFTPLLVLPWRPEELGQAWAFVLPAVCQCSLGLVLWRAFGGRARDALTVQEGGVIVVLGWALVILFSAWPFTAVLGLPFSRAVFESVSGWTTTGLSVVDVTRAGWMILLWRSVIQLAGGAGLAIIMLSAIVGPVGAGVTSAEGRGDQLAPHVRRSARLVLVIYGCYAIAGTVAYWLVGMSFFDALNHSFAAVSTGGFSTRVESIGYWDSAVIEAVTIPLMILGNLSFVTAWLLWRGRLRLVALNGEARLMAVLIPLCAAAVFLLTSRALYPTLEKSLRVALFETVTALTTTGFSTVGYGDWNAFGLMALIVLMIIGGGTCSTAGGVKQFRVYLLWRMLCWEIKRGLVPKSVVLERPLWEGEARVFVDDGRVRQAAVFVFLYLATYMLGVMVLCACGYDLSQALFEFASAMGTVGLSIGVTSAQMPDVALWAETLAMFLGRLELIVVVVSLLKLGVDGRKMLARRRGGRTRSLHWAAR; encoded by the coding sequence TTGCGTGAAAAACAATATCTTCTGCAACGTTACGCGGCGATAGCCTCGTCGATAGGCTTGATTTTGCTCTTGACCGGCGCGTTGATGTTCACGCCGCTTTTGGTTTTGCCCTGGCGCCCGGAAGAATTGGGCCAGGCCTGGGCCTTTGTCTTGCCCGCCGTCTGTCAATGCTCCTTGGGCCTTGTGCTGTGGCGGGCGTTCGGCGGCCGCGCCAGGGATGCGCTCACCGTCCAGGAGGGCGGGGTGATCGTGGTGCTTGGCTGGGCGCTGGTGATCTTGTTTTCGGCCTGGCCGTTCACGGCGGTGCTGGGCTTGCCATTTTCGCGGGCCGTGTTCGAATCGGTCAGCGGATGGACCACCACCGGGCTTTCGGTGGTGGATGTGACCCGCGCCGGCTGGATGATCCTGCTCTGGCGCAGCGTGATTCAACTGGCCGGCGGCGCGGGGCTGGCCATCATCATGCTTTCGGCCATCGTGGGGCCGGTGGGCGCGGGCGTGACCAGCGCCGAGGGGCGGGGCGATCAACTGGCCCCTCACGTGCGGCGATCGGCGCGGCTGGTGCTGGTGATCTATGGCTGCTACGCCATCGCCGGGACCGTGGCCTATTGGCTGGTGGGCATGTCGTTTTTCGACGCGCTCAATCACTCCTTCGCCGCGGTCTCCACGGGCGGATTTTCCACGCGGGTGGAAAGCATCGGCTATTGGGATTCGGCCGTCATCGAGGCCGTGACCATCCCGCTGATGATATTGGGCAACTTGAGCTTTGTCACGGCGTGGCTGCTGTGGCGCGGCCGGCTGCGCCTGGTGGCGCTCAACGGCGAGGCGCGCCTGATGGCCGTGCTGATCCCGTTATGCGCGGCGGCGGTTTTTTTGCTGACAAGCCGGGCGCTCTACCCGACGCTGGAAAAATCGCTGCGCGTGGCCCTGTTCGAGACGGTCACGGCCCTGACCACCACGGGCTTTTCCACCGTCGGCTATGGCGATTGGAACGCCTTTGGCTTGATGGCGCTGATCGTGCTGATGATCATCGGCGGCGGAACCTGCTCCACGGCCGGCGGCGTCAAGCAGTTTCGCGTCTATTTGCTGTGGCGGATGCTCTGCTGGGAAATCAAGCGCGGCCTCGTGCCCAAGTCCGTGGTTTTGGAGCGCCCATTGTGGGAAGGCGAGGCGCGCGTTTTTGTCGACGACGGCCGCGTGCGCCAAGCGGCGGTGTTTGTTTTTCTCTACCTGGCGACCTACATGCTGGGAGTCATGGTTTTGTGCGCCTGCGGTTACGATCTGAGCCAGGCGCTTTTCGAGTTCGCCTCGGCCATGGGCACGGTGGGCCTTTCCATCGGCGTGACCAGCGCCCAGATGCCCGACGTGGCCCTGTGGGCCGAGACGCTGGCCATGTTTCTGGGGCGGTTGGAGTTGATCGTGGTGGTGGTCAGCCTGCTCAAGCTGGGCGTGGACGGCCGCAAGATGCTGGCGCGTCGGCGGGGCGGCCGCACTCGGTCATTACATTGGGCGGCCCGATGA